From the genome of Candidatus Thermoplasmatota archaeon:
ACGGAGAAGCGCACGTCGAACGACCGCACGTCGGCCCGCTCGAGGTGCGGTTTGAAAACCTTGCCCTCGCGAAACCTCTGGAATCCCTCGGCATCGAGGACGAGGAGACGCACCTCGGGGCCCGCCTGGACGCGACCGGTCGCGGCGAAGTTCTCCCCGGGGGCGTCCGCCCGCACGGTGAAGTAGAGGAAATGGCCGGGTTCGAGCACCCGGACCGGCGCGGCCTGCGCGACCGCGGGGCCGGCGACGAGCGTCGCGAGGAGGAGGGCGAGGAGCAGCCGTGCGCCGGCGCGCATGGCCCCCCGTTCTCTCCCCGGGGCGGGATAAGCTGCGTGGGCCTCCCGAAGAGTACCTGTTCCCCTTCGCCCATAACCGAAGCGTGGACCCCCGTCGCCGCGCCCGCATCGGCATCGCCCTCGGCATCATCGGCCTCCTCGCCTTCCCGGCCGTCAACGCCCTCATCCTCTCGGGAGGCGTCTACACGCTGCTCGTCGGCCGCCTCGGGTCGAACACGCTTGCGAACGTGACGCTCGTCCTGTTCCTCGTCGCGCCGCTTGCGGGTCTCGTCGGCGGCGTCGTGACGCTTCGCGGAGGCCGCGGCGGGTCCTATTTCCGGGCGGCCGGCATCCTCGGATCGCTCGCGATGCTCATCGTCGTCGTCTCCGTTCTCGGGAGCGGAACGCCGAGCGACGTCACGCTCAAGATCCTCGTCGCGAGCTTCTGGGCGCCCGCCCTCCTCGCGCTCGGCCTATCGCGGAAGGCCCGCTGAGGGGCGCCAGAAGCCTCGCACCTCGGCCAGGAGATCGCGGGCGACCCGCGGCTCGAACCCGTCGGGATACGCGTCCCGGTATGAGCCCCACGCGAACCGCTTGTCCATGAGCACGACGACGCCCCGGTCCCCGGGGCCACGGATGAGACGACCCGCGGCCTGGAGAACGCGGGACATCGTGGGATAGACGTAGGCGTAATTGCGGCCGTTGGCCTTCCCGAACTTCTGCTCGTAGTACGCGATGAGGCTCTGCACCTCGAGCGTGGGCGCCGCGAACGGCAGACCCACCACGACGACGCCTTTGAGGAGGTTGTTCTCGTAATCGTAGCCCTCGCTGAGGCTCCCTCCTTGGACGCCCATGAGAAGCGCGTCCGCGGGATCGTCGCGCAGGCGCGCGACGAGCGCCTGCTTCTCGCTCTTCCCGAGCTCCCGCGCCTCGACGACGAGGGGCTTCGCGAGCTTGTCGCCGATGCGAAGGCGGACCTCTTCGAGGATGCCGTAGCTCGGGAAGAACGCGGCGACGTTGCCCGGGATCGCGTCCGCGACGCCCGCGAGGCGCGTGGCGATGCGGTCGTACATCTCGGGCGAGCGCTCCTGGTAGGACGTCGTCACGTCGCCGTCCACGAGGACGAGGCGGTTCTCGCGGGGAAACGGCGAGCGGTACGCCTTGAGGACCGCGCGCGCGTCCCCGAGCCCGAGAACGTCGCGCGTCATCTCCATGGGATGGAGCGTTCCGCTCATGATCACGGAGGCGTGGACGCCCTCGAACACGGGACGCGCCAGCACCGACGGATCGAGCACGAGATACTGCAGCGTCGGAGCGGGGTCGCGTTTCCACACGCGCGCGAGGCCGCGGCGCTCGATGCGCCAGTTCGCGAGGAACTCGCGCAGGGTGTCGATGCCCCGCGGCCCTTCCTTCTTCTCCTTCTCGTACGCGGCGCCGGCGGCCTCGAGCTCGTCGACGAGCCCGTCGTAGTCGACGCCCGCGAGCGAGAGGCCCCGCACGCGCCCGAGGTGCTTGGAGACGCGTTCCATGAACTCGTCGCGCGGAACGAGCCGCTCGGCGCCGGCGAATCCCCGCTTCTCGTCCGCGAAGGCCATGAGGACGTCGTTCCCGACCTTCTTCGGCGCCTCCGCGAGGTCCGGCAGCAGGTCCTTGAGCGATTCGACGAGGCGCGCGACGCGCGAGGCGTCGATGTCCATGAGCTCGTCGATCGCGTTCGCGATCGCGTGCTCGTTCAGCTCGAGCGTGAGATGGTCGCGGATGCGATCGGGCAGGTTGTGCGCCTCGTCGACGACGAGGATCACGTCCGAGAGATCGATCTTGAGGCGCTCCGCGATGCCCGATCTCAGGTCGCTGAAGAAGTAGTTGTAGTCGCACACGACGACGTGCGCCTGCGCGGCGACGTCGAGGGCGGCCTGGTGGGGACATACCTCCATGTCCGTCGCGACGATCACCGCGTGCTCGACGTGGTGGATGTCCTTCTTGAGAAGCTTCACGGCCGCGCCGTTGGGATTCTCCCAGTAGCGGCACTCGCCGCTCACCTGCTGGCGATGGCAGAATTCCGAGAACCGGCGCGAGAACATCTCGCGGGCCTCGCGGCGGGGGCACATGTCCTGCTTGCCGATGACGTCGCTCACGACGAAGGGGACGCCGGACTTGCGGCGCATGTCCTTCAGCGTGTCGACCGCGAGGCGATGCTGGGACTGCTTGGAGGTGAGGAAGAACACGCGCTTGCGGTGCTTCAACGCGTACGCGACGAGCGGCGCGAGCGTGGAGACGGTCTTCCCGAGGCCCGTCGGCGCCATCGCGACGAGATGCCCGCCGCGCTCGGCCGTCTCCTTCACGTCGGCGATGAGCGCGCGCTGCCCTTCTCGGACGCTCGCGTAGGGAAAGAGGTCGAGGCCTGCGGGGACCTCGAGGGTCGCGGGCGCCATCGGCTCCCTCGGCTGCGGTTCGCGACGCGCCGGCGCCGCCGCGCGCGGAAGCGCGGCCTGCCGGGCCCGCGCGGGCCGCGCGACGGGCATCGCGCCCTCGCAGCGGGGACACACCGCGTGGTCGCTCCCGGCCCGACGTTTGAGGAGCCCCTTGCACGTCGGGCAGAACACGCTGCCCCCAACCGGGGGATCCGGCATAAAGGACGCGGGGGGAGTGGGCACGCGCGCCGAACGTGGCGCGGCGCCTTCAGGCGTCTCCCGAGGTCACCCGCCGACGGCGGCCACGCGCGCCGCGAGGTCCGCGGGCGAGAACGGGCCGCCGCGCGAAAGCCGGTCGACGAGGTCCACGACCGGGCCCTTCCGGACGCGGTCGAGCGCGGCGTCGCGGTCGAGGCCGCGCACGAGCGCGAGATCGCGCGTCGTTTCGAGGAACCTGAGCACGTCCCGCACGACCGCCGGGATGCGGGCCGCGACCTCGGCCGCAGCGAAGGAATCCGTGTAGGTCGCGGCGAA
Proteins encoded in this window:
- a CDS encoding ATP-dependent DNA helicase; this translates as MFCPTCKGLLKRRAGSDHAVCPRCEGAMPVARPARARQAALPRAAAPARREPQPREPMAPATLEVPAGLDLFPYASVREGQRALIADVKETAERGGHLVAMAPTGLGKTVSTLAPLVAYALKHRKRVFFLTSKQSQHRLAVDTLKDMRRKSGVPFVVSDVIGKQDMCPRREAREMFSRRFSEFCHRQQVSGECRYWENPNGAAVKLLKKDIHHVEHAVIVATDMEVCPHQAALDVAAQAHVVVCDYNYFFSDLRSGIAERLKIDLSDVILVVDEAHNLPDRIRDHLTLELNEHAIANAIDELMDIDASRVARLVESLKDLLPDLAEAPKKVGNDVLMAFADEKRGFAGAERLVPRDEFMERVSKHLGRVRGLSLAGVDYDGLVDELEAAGAAYEKEKKEGPRGIDTLREFLANWRIERRGLARVWKRDPAPTLQYLVLDPSVLARPVFEGVHASVIMSGTLHPMEMTRDVLGLGDARAVLKAYRSPFPRENRLVLVDGDVTTSYQERSPEMYDRIATRLAGVADAIPGNVAAFFPSYGILEEVRLRIGDKLAKPLVVEARELGKSEKQALVARLRDDPADALLMGVQGGSLSEGYDYENNLLKGVVVVGLPFAAPTLEVQSLIAYYEQKFGKANGRNYAYVYPTMSRVLQAAGRLIRGPGDRGVVVLMDKRFAWGSYRDAYPDGFEPRVARDLLAEVRGFWRPSAGLPR